In Hyalangium ruber, the genomic stretch TGGCCTCGCTCGCACACGGGCCCTACGGACAGGCAGGGCCTGCGGCGTGGGTGGAGCCGAGGCTACGAGACGCCAGCCCTACCCGCGTATCGGGGGCCGGAACAGGTTCTCGTGCACTCCAGCCGCCACTCTGGCCGCGATGTCTGGAGGGGGCTCGGAGAACTCCCGATGACTGATGGCCGACCGGGCAGCCACTGGAAGCAGAAGGGGCTGGCTTAAGCAGCAGCCGCAGTGGTGTGCCGTTGGGCCACAGCCATGCTCGGGCTCAGCGCCACCGAGGTCGGCCTCGCCTGGCTCGAAGTGCGCCAGATGGCCGGACGCCGCGTAGTGCACCACCAACTCCACCGCCTCTCCCAAGGAGGGGGCGAGACCGTTGATGAGCACGATGAGGAGCAGCAGACGCGGCACGGGGAGGACATAACTCACGCGACGCCACACCGCAATTTGTATCGGGTGAGGTGGCTCAAGGGGACCGGTATTGGCCTGCTTCAAACAACAAAAGGCCCCCGAACGCCGCCTGGCTGACAGGGCGTTCAGGGGCCGGGGGATGTCAGGCGTGGCTCAGGAGATGCCCTTGCGCAGCCGGTTCCAGTCGAAGTTGGGCGCCGGGTCATTCTTGCGCCCGCGGGGCACGGCCACGTCCGCGTGCCCGACGATGTTCTTCATCGGCACATTGTACTGCTGCTTGAGGTAGCCGGTCAGCTGGGTGAGCGACTTCATCTGCGCCTCGGTGAAGGGCGTCTTGCCGCTGCCGTCGTTGACGATCTCGATGCCGATGGAGCGGCCGTTCACGTCGGTGGGCACGCCATTGAGCTCACCCTGGCCCGCGTGCCAGGCGCGCTTCTGGTCATTGACCAACTGGTAGATCTTCCCGTCGCGGTCCACCATGTAGTGCGCCGACACCTGGCTCTTGGGGTTGCGCATCCAGGACAGGTCGCCCGCGCCGTTGTTGGAGGCGGTGTGGTGCAGCACGATGCTGTCGATGTCCTTGCCGCCGCGCTCATTGTAGTTGGGCGAGGGCGCGCTGATGACCGGCGGCTTGGTGAAGGTGCCCGGCTTGGAGGGCGGGGTCGACGGGCCCTCGACTGGGGGCTTGGAGGTACCCTGGCCCAGCGCCTTCTTCAGGGCCGCGTTGGTCATGGTCCCGTAGTAACCGGTGGTGGGCAGGCCCTTGTCGGCCTGGAACTTCTTCACCGCCGCCTCCGTCTTGGGACCGAAGGTGCCGTAGCCCGTGTTCACCTGGGCCCGGGTCATGTAGCCGATCTGCACCAGCGCGTCCTGCAACTGCTTGACCTGGGGGCCCTCGGCGCCCTTCTTCAGGCCCGCCGGCGGAGCTGACACTGTGGAAGCCGTG encodes the following:
- a CDS encoding peptidoglycan recognition protein family protein, translated to MAINRVSSPAAPRATATASTVSAPPAGLKKGAEGPQVKQLQDALVQIGYMTRAQVNTGYGTFGPKTEAAVKKFQADKGLPTTGYYGTMTNAALKKALGQGTSKPPVEGPSTPPSKPGTFTKPPVISAPSPNYNERGGKDIDSIVLHHTASNNGAGDLSWMRNPKSQVSAHYMVDRDGKIYQLVNDQKRAWHAGQGELNGVPTDVNGRSIGIEIVNDGSGKTPFTEAQMKSLTQLTGYLKQQYNVPMKNIVGHADVAVPRGRKNDPAPNFDWNRLRKGIS